The Desulfolucanica intricata genome includes a region encoding these proteins:
- the dinB gene encoding DNA polymerase IV produces the protein MGKVIALVDMNSFYASCHQAVNPELKGKEVIVAGDPERRTGIVLAASYPAKTKGVKTGMPLWEAEKLCPNGHFFKPDFPLYIDFSTRILRIMKDFTDLVEPFSIDEAFIDLTGVLHLWGTPAETALKIKNRIRSELGVLCSIGIGPNKLIAKMAAGLQKPDGLTIIETISDFRKVFYSKPVRKLFGIGSRYERHLRNLNIFTIGDLANYPVEILQKRWGKNGELLWYCARGIDNSPVIPDSLDVNKSIGQQRTLPRDLWGFKNIQVVIMELCEMVARRARQGGYAGRTVFLTLRDTELKFLSRSMSMAEYTNLPDDIYHTACRLLHRHWDQSWPVRLVGITLGNLKPKGYEQYDLFGEKERKTKLARACDAIRDRFGERAIFRAISLTEASIYGR, from the coding sequence ATGGGTAAAGTCATTGCTTTAGTAGATATGAACAGCTTTTATGCCAGCTGTCACCAGGCTGTAAACCCTGAGTTAAAGGGTAAAGAAGTGATCGTAGCCGGAGATCCGGAGAGAAGAACCGGGATTGTGCTGGCTGCCAGTTATCCGGCGAAGACAAAAGGTGTTAAAACGGGGATGCCGCTGTGGGAAGCGGAAAAACTATGCCCGAACGGTCACTTTTTCAAACCTGACTTTCCATTATACATAGACTTTTCGACCAGGATCCTGCGGATTATGAAAGACTTTACTGATCTCGTCGAACCCTTTTCTATTGATGAAGCATTTATTGATCTTACCGGGGTACTTCACCTCTGGGGAACACCTGCAGAGACAGCCCTAAAAATTAAAAACCGCATTCGTTCGGAACTTGGTGTTTTATGCAGTATTGGCATCGGTCCGAATAAACTGATTGCTAAAATGGCAGCCGGACTTCAAAAGCCGGACGGACTTACCATCATAGAAACTATAAGTGATTTTAGAAAAGTATTCTACAGTAAGCCGGTCAGAAAGCTTTTTGGTATTGGATCCCGGTACGAAAGGCATTTAAGGAATCTTAATATCTTTACCATTGGCGATTTGGCTAATTACCCCGTAGAGATCCTGCAAAAACGCTGGGGTAAGAACGGAGAATTATTATGGTACTGTGCCCGGGGTATCGATAACAGCCCGGTTATTCCCGATTCCCTGGATGTAAACAAAAGTATAGGACAGCAGAGGACCCTTCCAAGAGATCTGTGGGGTTTTAAAAATATTCAAGTAGTGATCATGGAGCTTTGTGAAATGGTGGCCCGGCGGGCCCGGCAGGGAGGCTATGCGGGCCGGACGGTATTTCTTACACTTAGGGATACTGAGTTAAAGTTCTTATCCAGATCGATGAGTATGGCTGAATACACCAATCTACCTGACGATATATACCACACAGCCTGCAGGCTTTTACACAGACACTGGGATCAGTCCTGGCCGGTTAGATTAGTGGGTATTACCTTAGGAAACTTAAAACCGAAAGGTTACGAGCAGTATGATCTTTTTGGTGAGAAAGAGCGCAAAACGAAACTGGCCCGGGCCTGCGATGCCATCCGCGACCGGTTTGGCGAGCGTGCTATTTTCAGAGCCATTTCATTAACGGAGGCCAGCATCTATGGCAGATAA
- a CDS encoding helix-turn-helix domain-containing protein, with product MVNKTAFGNYLKQLRENIKLSTRQVQLACGVNSSYIFQIERGFKMPSPAILEKLAIVYNVSYENLMIAAGYLSNNKATF from the coding sequence ATGGTAAACAAAACAGCTTTTGGAAATTATCTTAAACAATTGCGGGAAAACATAAAGCTATCAACCAGGCAGGTGCAGCTTGCTTGTGGAGTGAATTCTTCTTATATTTTTCAGATAGAGCGGGGCTTTAAGATGCCCTCGCCCGCCATACTGGAGAAACTGGCTATAGTTTACAATGTTTCCTATGAAAACCTAATGATTGCTGCCGGTTATT